Part of the bacterium genome, CTGTTCGGACTGGTCGGGCCCGATGGCGCGGGGAAGACCACGACACTGCGCATGCTGGCCGGGGTGATGCGTCCCAGCGAAGGCGATGCGCGCATCCTCGGCGTGAGCGTGGCGCACGAGGCCGAAGCGGTCAAGCATCATATTGCCTACATGTCGCAACGGTTCGGCCTTTATGCCGATCTGACCGTGTCGCAGAACTTGAACTTCTACGCCGACCTCTATCAGGTGCCGGCCGCCGAACGGGCCGCGCGTCTGGATCGGCTCTTCCGCTTCTCCAACCTGGGCCCGTTCCGTGACCGTCTGGCCGGGCAGCTCTCCGGGGGCATGAAGCAGAAACTCGGGCTGTCCTGCGCGCTCGTCCACCAGCCCGACATCCTGCTTCTGGATGAGCCGACCTTCGGCGTCGATCCGGTTTCGCGCCGTGATCTCTGGTTGATCATTCATGATATGGTCGCCGAAGGGGTCACGGTGGTGGTCAGCACCGCTTACATGGATGAAGCCGAGCGGTTTGACCGGGTTCTGCTATTGCACCAGGGACGAGTCCTCGATCTCGACACGCCGACCGCGTTGCCGGCGCGCTTCGGCGGGCTGCTCTACGCCGTCCGGACCGACCGTGTGCGCGCGGCGCAGGAGGCGGCGCGTCAGGCGTCGGGAATCCTTCGCACCGCGGTTTTCGGCGATGTGCTCCACGTCACCGTCGATCCCACCCTTAATGCCGCGGCGGTGCGCCATGTGTTTGAACAGGCCGGCCATCCGGTGTCCGTCGTGGATCGCATCGAGCCGTCAATGGAGGATGTCTTCATCGACCGGGTGGCACAGGCGGAGCGCCATGACTGAAACCGTCACCGTCGAGGAACTGTCGCGCTCCTTCGGGGCGTTTGTCGCTGTCGACCGGGTGAGTTTCACCGTCCGGCAGGGGGAGATCTTCGGATTTCTCGGCCCCAATGGCGCCGGCAAGACCACCACCATCAAGATGCTGACCGGCCTTCTGCGACCCTCCGCGGGGCGGGGGCGGGTCGCCGGCTTCGATATCCGCACCGAGCCCGATGAGATCAAACGCCGCATCGGGTACATGTCGCAACTCTTCTCGCTTTATGCCGACCTGACCGTGGAACAGAACATCGCATTCTTTGCCGGGCTCTATGGCGTCGAAGGGGAGCGCCGCCGCCGACGCACCGATTGGGTGATCGAGATGGCCGGCCTGGGCGATCAGCGGCGACGTCTCACCGGTGAGCTGCCGCTGGGCTGGAAGCAGCGCCTGGCCCTCGGATGCGCCGTGTTGCATGAGCCGCCGATCCTCTTTCTCGATGAACCAACCTCCGGTGTCGATCCGATCTCGCGACGCTCCTTCTGGGATTTGATCGACGCGCTGGCCGCGCAGGGGACCACGGTGCTTGTCAGCACGCACTATATGGAGGAAGCCGAATACTGCCACCGTCTGGCGCTGATGAACCGGGGCCGTC contains:
- a CDS encoding ABC transporter ATP-binding protein, which produces MTETVTVEELSRSFGAFVAVDRVSFTVRQGEIFGFLGPNGAGKTTTIKMLTGLLRPSAGRGRVAGFDIRTEPDEIKRRIGYMSQLFSLYADLTVEQNIAFFAGLYGVEGERRRRRTDWVIEMAGLGDQRRRLTGELPLGWKQRLALGCAVLHEPPILFLDEPTSGVDPISRRSFWDLIDALAAQGTTVLVSTHYMEEAEYCHRLALMNRGRLIALDTPARLRASMSEPLLEIVTDHGAAVVEAIRDLPGVIEAGLFGRAVHAVVESAAAVRPRLEARLRERGHDWRAINPVEPSLEDVFIAKVRLAGGAPAD
- a CDS encoding ABC transporter ATP-binding protein, with the protein product MTQPEYAIEASGLTRRFAAVTAVDHLSFAVRRGELFGLVGPDGAGKTTTLRMLAGVMRPSEGDARILGVSVAHEAEAVKHHIAYMSQRFGLYADLTVSQNLNFYADLYQVPAAERAARLDRLFRFSNLGPFRDRLAGQLSGGMKQKLGLSCALVHQPDILLLDEPTFGVDPVSRRDLWLIIHDMVAEGVTVVVSTAYMDEAERFDRVLLLHQGRVLDLDTPTALPARFGGLLYAVRTDRVRAAQEAARQASGILRTAVFGDVLHVTVDPTLNAAAVRHVFEQAGHPVSVVDRIEPSMEDVFIDRVAQAERHD